The following coding sequences are from one Mesorhizobium onobrychidis window:
- a CDS encoding sugar ABC transporter substrate-binding protein, producing MRMFNCLTFGAGLFAAIISMPAHAQDAARVAAIVKGLDNPFFQYMHQGIEEQAKSDGVAVTVQAAANMGDATGQADRLTAMAMQDFDCYLVNPISVSNLVQALVPVAQKNKPIVNIDSTIDAEQAKAAGFTISTYIGTDNVAAGVLAGEEMLKLVPAGSKVALVAGIVGDVGSNARIKGFKQAVEGKLDVVVMVSADWDREKALTAATDILAAHPDLAGFFAANDIMALGVQRAVQTSGKDVKVIGLDGIVDALKSVAAGELAATVAQYPYVVGAMGVEACAAAAKGKALPANVPAPVLLINKDNAEASLKNFPRPGGDYPDPFREMLQQ from the coding sequence ATGCGTATGTTCAATTGCCTGACGTTTGGCGCAGGCCTGTTTGCAGCCATTATTTCCATGCCGGCCCATGCCCAGGACGCGGCCCGCGTCGCGGCCATCGTCAAGGGCCTCGACAATCCCTTCTTCCAGTACATGCACCAGGGCATCGAAGAGCAGGCCAAGTCCGACGGCGTGGCCGTCACCGTCCAGGCAGCAGCCAATATGGGCGATGCGACCGGGCAGGCCGATCGGTTGACCGCCATGGCCATGCAGGATTTCGATTGCTATCTGGTCAATCCGATCAGCGTCAGCAACCTCGTCCAGGCACTGGTGCCTGTCGCCCAGAAGAACAAGCCGATCGTCAACATCGACAGCACCATCGACGCCGAGCAGGCCAAGGCCGCCGGCTTCACCATCAGCACCTATATCGGCACCGACAACGTCGCCGCCGGCGTGCTGGCAGGCGAGGAGATGCTGAAGCTGGTTCCTGCAGGCTCCAAGGTCGCGCTGGTGGCCGGCATCGTCGGCGATGTCGGCAGCAATGCCCGCATCAAGGGTTTCAAGCAGGCTGTCGAAGGCAAGCTCGACGTCGTGGTGATGGTGAGCGCCGACTGGGACCGTGAGAAGGCGCTGACCGCGGCTACCGACATCCTGGCCGCACACCCAGATCTCGCCGGCTTCTTCGCCGCCAACGACATCATGGCGCTCGGCGTCCAGCGCGCCGTCCAGACCTCGGGCAAGGACGTCAAGGTGATCGGCCTCGACGGCATCGTCGACGCCTTGAAATCCGTTGCCGCCGGCGAGCTCGCCGCGACCGTCGCCCAGTATCCCTACGTTGTCGGTGCCATGGGCGTGGAAGCTTGCGCCGCGGCGGCCAAGGGCAAGGCGCTTCCCGCCAACGTGCCGGCGCCGGTTCTGCTGATCAACAAGGACAATGCGGAAGCCTCGTTGAAGAATTTCCCGCGCCCCGGCGGCGACTATCCGGACCCATTCCGCGAGATGTTGCAGCAGTGA
- a CDS encoding ABC transporter ATP-binding protein: MAELKLRGARKSYGSVEIIKGLDLDVEDREFVVFVGPSGCGKSTLLRMIAGLEKITAGDLLIDGVRANDIDPSERGLAMVFQSYALYPHMTVAENMGFALKIAGVSAAEKERKVREAAEVLQLSHLLDRRPKALSGGQRQRVAIGRAIVRNPKVFLFDEPLSNLDAALRVSMRLELMRLHEHLAATMIYVTHDQTEAMTMADKIVVLNGGSIEQVGSPLDLYVRPANIFVAGFIGSPKMNLLKLKVASTGSEGVTVTLPDGEALTVPVAAGASKSGDELLLGMRPEHLRIAANGQFKGQAVLAERLGSLTILHVEIAPDITLVVQAEGGDRTPLHSPIALDISPSVCHLFRTDGPALAALA, encoded by the coding sequence ATGGCTGAGCTCAAGCTGCGCGGTGCGCGCAAATCCTACGGATCCGTCGAGATCATCAAAGGCCTTGACCTGGATGTCGAGGACCGCGAATTCGTCGTCTTCGTTGGCCCGTCCGGCTGTGGCAAGTCCACACTGCTGCGCATGATCGCCGGCCTGGAAAAGATCACCGCCGGCGACTTGCTGATCGATGGCGTACGCGCCAACGACATCGATCCGTCCGAGCGCGGGCTCGCCATGGTGTTCCAGTCCTACGCGCTCTATCCGCACATGACGGTGGCCGAGAATATGGGCTTTGCGCTGAAGATCGCCGGCGTTTCCGCCGCCGAAAAGGAACGCAAAGTGCGAGAGGCCGCCGAGGTGCTGCAGCTTTCGCATCTACTCGACCGGCGGCCGAAGGCGCTTTCGGGCGGCCAGCGCCAGCGTGTCGCCATCGGCCGCGCCATCGTGCGCAATCCCAAAGTGTTTTTGTTCGACGAGCCGCTGTCCAATCTCGACGCCGCCTTGCGGGTCAGCATGCGGCTCGAGCTGATGCGCCTGCATGAACATCTGGCCGCGACCATGATCTATGTCACCCACGACCAGACCGAGGCCATGACCATGGCCGACAAAATCGTGGTGCTGAACGGCGGCTCGATCGAGCAGGTCGGCTCGCCGCTCGACCTCTATGTCAGGCCGGCGAACATTTTCGTCGCCGGCTTCATCGGCTCGCCGAAGATGAACCTGCTGAAGCTGAAGGTGGCCTCGACTGGCTCCGAAGGCGTCACCGTAACCTTGCCGGACGGCGAGGCGCTGACCGTGCCGGTCGCCGCCGGCGCAAGCAAATCTGGCGACGAGCTGCTGCTCGGCATGCGGCCGGAACATCTCCGCATCGCGGCCAACGGACAATTCAAGGGGCAAGCCGTGCTGGCGGAGCGGCTTGGCAGCCTGACCATCCTGCATGTCGAGATCGCGCCTGACATCACGCTGGTCGTCCAGGCCGAAGGCGGCGACAGGACGCCGTTGCACAGCCCGATCGCGCTCGACATCTCACCATCGGTTTGCCACCTGTTTCGCACCGATGGGCCGGCGCTGGCGGCTCTGGCTTGA